In one Oreochromis aureus strain Israel breed Guangdong linkage group 2, ZZ_aureus, whole genome shotgun sequence genomic region, the following are encoded:
- the mapk9 gene encoding mitogen-activated protein kinase 9 isoform X2, with protein MSEAEGQFYSVQVVDSTFTVLKRYQQLRPIGSGAQGIVCSALDTVLGIPVAVKKLCRPFQNQTHAKRAYRELVLLKCVNHKNIIRLINVFTPQKSLEEFQDLYLVMELMDASLCQVIHMDLDHERMSYLLYQILCGIRHLHSAGIIHRDLKPSNIVVKSDCTLKILDFGLARTACTNFMMTPYVVTRYYRAPEVILGMKYKENVDIWSVGCIMGEMVKGSVIFQGTDHIDQWNKVIEILGTPSLEFMNRLMETVRNYVMNKPQYPGVSFGELFPDWAFPSESEHDKLKTSQARDLLSKMLVIDPECRISVEEALNHPYIHVWYDPAEADAPPPQISDKQLEEREHTIEQWKELIYEEVIDWEERNKNGLMKEDCSEHTLASDTDSSSIDTLTGPLDENH; from the exons ATGAGTGAGGCGGAGGGGCAGTTCTACAGTGTTCAGGTGGTGGACTCCACCTTCACTGTACTCAAGCGCTACCAGCAGTTGCGGCCCATTGGCTCTGGGGCCCAAGGCATTGTTTG CTCTGCTCTCGATACGGTCCTCGGTATACCAGTGGCAGTGAAAAAGCTGTGTCGGCCCTTTCAGAACCAGACCCATGCTAAGCGTGCCTACAGGGAGCTGGTGCTGCTCAAATGTGTCAACCACAAAAAT ATCATCCGTCTGATCAATGTATTCACGCCTCAGAAGTCCCTGGAGGAATTTCAGGATCT GTATCTGGTGATGGAGCTAATGGATGCCAGCCTATGCCAGGTGATCCATATGGACCTAGACCACGAGAGGATGTCCTACCTGCTATACCAGATCCTTTGTGGCATCAGGCACCTGCACTCTGCTGGCATAATCCACAGG gatctgaagccCAGTAACATTGTGGTTAAGTCAGATTGCACACTAAAGATCTTAGACTTTGGCCTAGCTAGGACAGCCTGCACTAATTTTATGATGACCCCGTACGTGGTGACCAGATATTACCGTGCCCCGGAGGTCATTCTCGGCATGAAGTACAAGGAAAATG TGGACATCTGGTCAGTGGGGTGTATCATGGGAGAGATGGTAAAGGGCAGCGTCATCTTCCAGGGCACTGATC ACATCGACCAGTGGAATAAGGTGATTGAGATTCTGGGCACACCCAGTCTCGAGTTTATGAACCGACTGATGGAGACAGTGAGGAACTATGTGATGAACAAGCCACAGTACCCTGGCGTCAGCTTTGGCGAGCTTTTCCCAGACTGGGCCTTCCCTTCTGAGTCAGAACATGACAAATTGAAGA CAAGTCAAGCACGGGATTTGCTTTCCAAAATGCTGGTCATTGATCCCGAGTGCCGCATATCTGTAGAAGAAGCTCTTAATCACCCCTACATTCACGTGTGGTACGACCCGGCAGAGGCCGACGCG CCTCCTCCCCAGATTTCTGACAAGCAGCTGGAAGAGAGAGAGCACACTATTGAGCAGTGGAAAG AACTTATTTATGAAGAGGTGATTGACTGGGAGGAGAGGAACAAGAATGGTCTAATGAAAGAAGATTGCTCAG AGCACACCTTGGCCTCAgacacagacagcagcagcatcgACACACTGACAGGACCTCTGGATGAGAATCACTGA
- the mapk9 gene encoding mitogen-activated protein kinase 9 isoform X1, with protein MSEAEGQFYSVQVVDSTFTVLKRYQQLRPIGSGAQGIVCSALDTVLGIPVAVKKLCRPFQNQTHAKRAYRELVLLKCVNHKNIIRLINVFTPQKSLEEFQDLYLVMELMDASLCQVIHMDLDHERMSYLLYQILCGIRHLHSAGIIHRDLKPSNIVVKSDCTLKILDFGLARTACTNFMMTPYVVTRYYRAPEVILGMKYKENVDIWSVGCIMGEMVKGSVIFQGTDHIDQWNKVIEILGTPSLEFMNRLMETVRNYVMNKPQYPGVSFGELFPDWAFPSESEHDKLKTSQARDLLSKMLVIDPECRISVEEALNHPYIHVWYDPAEADAPPPQISDKQLEEREHTIEQWKELIYEEVIDWEERNKNGLMKEDCSDVVSGSASQSSSANDISSMSTEHTLASDTDSSSIDTLTGPLDENH; from the exons ATGAGTGAGGCGGAGGGGCAGTTCTACAGTGTTCAGGTGGTGGACTCCACCTTCACTGTACTCAAGCGCTACCAGCAGTTGCGGCCCATTGGCTCTGGGGCCCAAGGCATTGTTTG CTCTGCTCTCGATACGGTCCTCGGTATACCAGTGGCAGTGAAAAAGCTGTGTCGGCCCTTTCAGAACCAGACCCATGCTAAGCGTGCCTACAGGGAGCTGGTGCTGCTCAAATGTGTCAACCACAAAAAT ATCATCCGTCTGATCAATGTATTCACGCCTCAGAAGTCCCTGGAGGAATTTCAGGATCT GTATCTGGTGATGGAGCTAATGGATGCCAGCCTATGCCAGGTGATCCATATGGACCTAGACCACGAGAGGATGTCCTACCTGCTATACCAGATCCTTTGTGGCATCAGGCACCTGCACTCTGCTGGCATAATCCACAGG gatctgaagccCAGTAACATTGTGGTTAAGTCAGATTGCACACTAAAGATCTTAGACTTTGGCCTAGCTAGGACAGCCTGCACTAATTTTATGATGACCCCGTACGTGGTGACCAGATATTACCGTGCCCCGGAGGTCATTCTCGGCATGAAGTACAAGGAAAATG TGGACATCTGGTCAGTGGGGTGTATCATGGGAGAGATGGTAAAGGGCAGCGTCATCTTCCAGGGCACTGATC ACATCGACCAGTGGAATAAGGTGATTGAGATTCTGGGCACACCCAGTCTCGAGTTTATGAACCGACTGATGGAGACAGTGAGGAACTATGTGATGAACAAGCCACAGTACCCTGGCGTCAGCTTTGGCGAGCTTTTCCCAGACTGGGCCTTCCCTTCTGAGTCAGAACATGACAAATTGAAGA CAAGTCAAGCACGGGATTTGCTTTCCAAAATGCTGGTCATTGATCCCGAGTGCCGCATATCTGTAGAAGAAGCTCTTAATCACCCCTACATTCACGTGTGGTACGACCCGGCAGAGGCCGACGCG CCTCCTCCCCAGATTTCTGACAAGCAGCTGGAAGAGAGAGAGCACACTATTGAGCAGTGGAAAG AACTTATTTATGAAGAGGTGATTGACTGGGAGGAGAGGAACAAGAATGGTCTAATGAAAGAAGATTGCTCAG ATGTGGTGTCAGGTTCGGCCTCCCAGTCCTCTTCAGCCAACGATATCTCGTCCATGTCCACAGAGCACACCTTGGCCTCAgacacagacagcagcagcatcgACACACTGACAGGACCTCTGGATGAGAATCACTGA
- the gfpt2 gene encoding glutamine--fructose-6-phosphate aminotransferase [isomerizing] 2, whose translation MCGIFAYLNYRVPRTRKEIFETLVKGLQRLEYRGYDSAGIAVDGPSKTTSDQNNNSICLIKKTGKVKALDEELYKKDSLNLDEELCTHFGIAHTRWATHGEPSALNSHPQRSDKDNEFVVIHNGIITNYKELKKYLINKGYEFESETDTEVIPKLIKYIYDNRENDSITFSKLVERVIKQLEGAFALVFKSRHFPGEAVATRRGSPMVIGVRSEHELLTEHIPVQYNSAHHKEEVHEKNTRNRADSSSNINSVGDGRAVEFYFASDASAIIEHTNKVLYMEDDDIAVVTGGKLSIHRMNRQAGEDPVRAIMTLQMELQQIMKGNFDAFMQKEIFEQPESVVNTMRGRICFDTKKVVLGGLKDHLKEIKRCRRLIMIGCGTSFHAAVATRQILEELTELPVMVELASDFLDRITPVFRDDVCFFISQSGETADTLMALRYCKDRGALTVGVTNTVGSSICRETDCGVHINAGPEIGVASTKAYTSQFVSLIMFGLMMSEDRLSLQKRREEIINSLKMLPELIKKVLSLDEKIKAIANELYQQRSLLVMGRGFNYATCLEGALKIKEITYMHSEGILAGELKHGPLALVDKHMPVIMIIMRDACYTKCQNALQQVTARSGRPIIICCQDDTELTKNAYQTIELPQTVDCLQGILSVIPLQLMSFHLAVLRGYDVDFPRNLAKSVTVE comes from the exons GGATCTTTGCCTACCTGAATTACCGAGTGCCTCGCACCAGAAAGGAGATATTTGAGACGCTGGTGAAGGGACTGCAGAGACTGGAGTACAGAGGGTACGATTCAGCAG GTATTGCTGTGGATGGCCCTAGCAAGACAACAAGTGACCAAAACAATAACAGCATCTGTTTAATCAAGAAGACAGGGAAGGTCAAGGCTCTGGACGAGGAGCTTTACA AGAAAGACTCGCTGAACCTTGATGAAGAACTGTGCACACACTTTGGCATCGCTCACACCCGATGGGCCACCCACGGAGAGCCGAGCGCCCTCAACAGCCATCCTCAGCGCTCTGATAAGGATAATG AATTTGTCGTCATCCATAATGGCATCATTACCAActacaaagagctgaagaagTACCTG ATCAACAAAGGTTACGAGTTTGAgtcagagacagacacagaggtGATCCCGAAGCTGATCAAATATATTTATGACAACAGAGAGAATGACAGCATCACTTTCTCCAAGCTAGTAGAGCGGGTGATTAAACAGCTG GAGGGGGCCTTTGCTCTCGTGTTTAAAAGCCGTCATTTCCCCGGAGAGGCCGTGGCGACCAG GAGAGGAAGTCCTATGGTCATCGGTGTGCGAAGTGAGCATGAGCTGCTGACTGAGCACATCCCCGTGCAGTACAACAGTG CTCACCACAAGGAGGAAGTCCATGAGAAGAACACTCGCAACCGAGCTGACAGCTCCAGCAACATCAACTCTGTGGGGGATGGCAGGGCTGTGGAGTTCTATTTTGCCTCTGACGCTAG TGCCATCATTGAGCACACCAACAAGGTGTTGTACATGGAGGATGATGACATAGCAGTAGTGACCGGAGGGAAACTCTCCATCCACAGAATGAACCGGCAGGCCGGCGAAGACCCAGTCAGAGCTATCATGACCCTACAGATGGAGCTGCAGCAGATCATGAAAG GAAACTTCGATGCCTTCATGCAGAAGGAGATCTTTGAGCAGCCGGAGTCAGTAGTCAACACGATGAGGGGCCGCATTTGTTTTGACACCAAAAAAG TTGTTCTCGGGGGGCTGAAGGACCACCTGAAAGAAATAAAGCGTTGCAGACGGCTAATCATGATCGGCTGTGGCACGAGTTTCCACGCTGCGGTGGCT ACCAGACAGATCCTGGAGGAGCTGACGGAATTGCCTGTCATGGTGGAGCTGGCCAGTGACTTCCTGGACCGTATCACACCTGTCTTCAGAGATGATGTTTGCTTCTTTATCAGCCAGTCAG GAGAGACAGCAGACACTTTGATGGCACTGCGCTACTGCAAAGACCGGGGCGCTCTGACAGTTGGTGTAACCAACACTGTTGGCAGCTCTATCTGCAGAGAAACCGACTGTGGAGTCCACATAAATGCTGGGCCTGAGATAGGAGTGGCTAGCACAAAG GCTTACACCAGTCAGTTTGTGTCACTCATTATGTTTGGCTTGATGATGAGTGAGGACAGACTCTCCCtacagaagagaagagaggagatCATCAACAGCCTCAAGATGCTACCTG AACTGATAAAGAAGGTGTTGTCCCTGGATGAGAAGATCAAGGCCATTGCCAATGAACTGTATCAGCAAAGGTCTCTTTTGGTTATGGGCCGAGGTTTCAACTATGCCACCTGCCTGGAGGGGGCACTG AAAATTAAGGAGATCACTTACATGCACTCAGAGGGCATCCTGGCTGGGGAGCTGAAGCATGGTCCTCTTGCACTCGTTGACAAACACATGCCAGTCATCATGATCATCATGAGGGACGCCTGCTACACCAAATGCCAGAATGCTCTGCAGCAAGTCACCGCCAGATCG GGTCGGCCCATCATCATCTGTTGCCAGGATGACACTGAGTTGACTAAGAATGCCTACCAGACCATCGAACTGCCGCAAACTGTGGACTGCCTGCAGGGTATCCTCAGCGTCATCCCTTTGCAGCTTATGTCATTTCACTTGGCTGTCCTCCGAGGATATGAC gttgacTTTCCCAGAAACCTGGCCAAGTCTGTGACAGTGGAATAA